One Verrucomicrobiota bacterium DNA window includes the following coding sequences:
- a CDS encoding pyridoxamine 5'-phosphate oxidase family protein, which translates to MDWTLPHLPTLLSQVWTKLEEGCQDSDNPWHTPVLGTLNRNRPALRVMILRAVEATARVLVCYSDNRASKVRQILSVPQVEWLFYDRVAGLHLRASGTAAIHHVNSVTQAAWKHKPVINHLQYLSPLAPGTGLPAAVPVAESDLHETELAYRNFAVIVTVVNSFDLLIVGATKDQRASFTWDGEKFVPQWMVP; encoded by the coding sequence ATGGATTGGACATTACCGCATTTGCCAACCTTGCTTTCGCAAGTTTGGACCAAGCTGGAAGAGGGTTGTCAGGACAGCGACAACCCTTGGCATACGCCGGTATTGGGTACGCTCAACCGCAACCGTCCCGCGTTGCGCGTGATGATTTTGCGTGCGGTGGAGGCGACGGCCCGGGTCTTGGTCTGTTATTCGGATAATCGCGCCAGCAAAGTTCGGCAAATCCTCAGTGTGCCACAGGTGGAATGGCTTTTTTACGACCGCGTTGCTGGCTTGCATCTGCGTGCCAGCGGCACGGCCGCCATTCATCATGTCAACTCCGTGACCCAGGCGGCATGGAAACACAAACCGGTGATCAACCATCTCCAATACCTATCCCCGCTCGCTCCTGGGACGGGGCTGCCGGCGGCGGTGCCCGTTGCCGAGTCGGATTTGCACGAAACCGAACTGGCCTATCGCAATTTTGCCGTCATCGTTACGGTGGTGAACAGCTTCGATTTGTTGATCGTGGGCGCAACCAAAGATCAACGCGCCTCCTTCACTTGGGACGGGGAGAAATTCGTGCCGCAGTGGATGGTGCCATAG